From one Solanum lycopersicum chromosome 12, SLM_r2.1 genomic stretch:
- the LOC101244358 gene encoding uncharacterized protein: MPHKMGALKPFQLLEVNIISAQDLEPISKKMKTYASAWVHPTRKLTTGVDNDGGNNPTWNDKFVFRVDDEFLQQDTSAVQIDIFSVHWFRDSLVGSVRVLVGNLIPPPTRLQHQQHHIGMRFVALQIRRPSGRPQGILNIGVTLLGGTMRSMQLYRQLSMSAVGYRDLMDEDAHLPNYDQKTLEAQKDDNNNNNATALKPMLRRTRSERSERVAFDSGSMANSSLVAAVPHKKKVVAVEKESSILSISFEPPKHMMKKKGKASSVISGAELREKPKTNNKKGKSGSVLSDSIVSKESSSYLHRPKPKDYRPKPKDEKPKLKLIELEFGDKEKPINEKKAGTDSPTTKVVDEKSITIKPNKNLGHDVSPKERQTPVIGKPMLRNNGGFDYGGPKGQNGKFVFGGPLKAHSVWSDSEVGPSPSEVAAAIAEKKYPLEEEKSSVLDGWSIDESVEGLRSKLERWRTELPPLYDRGMASSSYHSTGRHTRRHTDGGSGLFSCFGNFYGYECQCVCGKPKRRRVNPKFQSPSVGSRSWV, encoded by the exons ATGCCTCATAAAATGGGAGCCTTGAAGCCTTTTCAATTATTGGAGGTAAATATTATCTCCGCGCAAGATTTGGAGCCTATATCCAAGAAAATGAAAACCTACGCGTCCGCGTGGGTCCACCCTACCCGAAAACTCACCACAGGGGTTGATAATGATGGTGGTAACAACCCCACGTGGAATGATAAGTTTGTTTTTCGGGTAGATGATGAATTTTTACAACAGGATACTTCTGCGGTACAAATTGACATTTTTTCGGTACATTGGTTCCGCGATTCGCTTGTGGGGTCCGTTCGTGTCCTCGTTGGAAACCTTATCCCTCCTCCGACTAGGTTGCAACATCAACAACACCATATTGGTATGCGTTTTGTTGCACTTCAG ATACGTCGTCCCTCAGGGCGTCCTCAAGGAATATTAAACATTGGTGTGACATTACTTGGTGGTACTATGAGAAGCATGCAACTATATAGACAATTAAGTATGTCAGCAGTTGGATATCGCGATTTAATGGATGAAGATGCACATCTACCCAACTACGACCAAAAAACCCTAGAGGCTCAGAAggacgacaacaacaacaacaatgccACTGCGTTAAAACCTATGCTACGTCGTACAAGGAGTGAGCGTAGTGAACGTGTCGCGTTCGATAGCGGCTCGATGGCCAATAGTTCATTAGTTGCAGCAGTTccccacaaaaaaaaagttgtggCTGTTGAAAAAGAGAGTTCAATACTTAGTATTTCATTTGAGCCACCAAAACatatgatgaagaaaaaagGCAAAGCAAGTTCTGTTATAAGTGGTGCAGAATTAAGAGAAAAGCCcaaaacaaacaataaaaaagGTAAATCTGGATCAGTATTAAGTGATTCAATTGTTAGTAAAGAATCATCTTCTTATCTTCATAGGCCCAAGCCCAAAGATTATAGGCCCAAGCCCAAAGATGAAAAGCCCAAACTCAAACTTATAGAGTTAGAATTTGGGGATAAAGAAAAGCCCATTAATGAAAAGAAGGCCGGAACCGATTCACCGACGACTAAGGTAGTTGATGAAAAGTCCATTACAATAAAGCCCAATAAGAATTTGGGCCATGATGTAAGCCCAAAAGAGAGACAAACACCAGTTATTGGAAAGCCCATGTTGAGAAATAATGGTGGATTTGATTATGGAGGCCCAAAAGGGCAAAATGGGAAATTTGTATTTGGAGGCCCATTAAAGGCCCATTCAGTATGGTCTGATTCTGAAGTTGGGCCTTCACCTTCTGAAGTGGCTGCTGCTATTGCTGAAAAGAAATATCCTTTAGAAGAGGAAAAGAGTTCTGTTTTGGATGGTTGGAGTATAGATGAAAGCGTCGAAGGTCTCCGGTCGAAGCTCGAGAGGTGGAGAACCGAACTACCGCCATTATACGACCGGGGGATGGCGTCGAGTAGCTATCATTCAACGGGCCGGCACACGAGAAGGCATACTGATGGTGGGAGTGggcttttttcttgttttggcAACTTTTATGGTTATGAATGTCAATGTGTTTGTGGAAAGCCCAAAAGGAGAAGAGTGAATCCAAAGTTTCAAAGCCCATCAGTTGGAAGCAGGTCATGGGTGTAA
- the IAA5 gene encoding auxin-regulated IAA5 encodes MCSENNSSYSDETGLELGLGLGPSVTKTNKSSTKWCEYGRILTAKDFPNGFITRRFNNICTDENIGSASTSASQVVGWPPIRTYRMNSFNQSKITNADHQQEENVNKETESSNKKINHGINNTKNNDVDFVKVNMDGLPIGRKVNLSSHICYETLAKILEEMFFKSTKTTNCGEKEQVTKSCKLLDGSSEFVLTYEDKDGDWMLVGDVPWGMFLSNVKRLRIMRTTEAKGLCM; translated from the exons atgtGTTCAGAGAATAATTCATCTTACAGTGATGAAACTGGGCTTGAATTGGGCTTGGGCCTAGGCCCAAGTGTTACAAAGactaacaaatcatcaacaaaatggtgtgaGTATGGTAGAATTTTGACTGCTAAAGATTTTCCTAATGGATTTATTACAAGAagatttaataatatttgtacTGATGAAAATATTGGATCTGCTTCTACAAGTGCCAG TCAGGTTGTGGGATGGCCACCAATAAGGACTTACAGGATGAATAGTTTTAATCAATCAAAGATTACAAATGCTGATcatcaacaagaagaaaatgtgAACAAAGAAACTGAGAGTTCAAACAAGAAAATTAATCATGGAATTAATAATACCAAGAATAATGATGTAGATTTTGTAAAGGTGAATATGGATGGATTGCCAATTGGAAGAAAAGTGAATTTGAGTTCTCATATTTGCTATGAAACTTTAGCCAAAATCTTGGAGGAGATGTTCTTCAAATCAACCAAAACTACTAATT GTGGAGAAAAAGAACaagtaacaaagtcatgtaaGCTCTTGGATGGATCATCAGAGTTTGTTCTCACATATGAGGATAAAGATGGAGATTGGATGCTTGTAGGAGATGTTCCATGGGG GATGTTTTTGAGCAATGTGAAAAGACTAAGAATCATGAGGACTACTGAGGCCAAAGGACTTTGTATGTAG